In a genomic window of Acropora muricata isolate sample 2 chromosome 2, ASM3666990v1, whole genome shotgun sequence:
- the LOC136908396 gene encoding calmodulin-like gives MADMAESKDSHLTEEQVEEFKKAFLLFDKDGNGRITADELIDVMTSLGQKPSENEVDAMIRKADQDGDGSIDFMEFLDVMASKMGENSFEDDLRDAFLIFDRDSNGYISKRELTFVMTSLGEHITDTAIEKMIKEVDLDGDGRVNYEEFLRLMKK, from the exons GATTCGCATCTAACAGAGGAACAGGTAGAAG aaTTTAAAAAAGCGTTCCTGCTTTTCGATAAAGATGGAAACGGTAGAATAACCGCGGATGAACTTATTGACGTCATGACATCGTTGGGTCAAAAACCATCAGAGAATGAAGTCGATGCAATGATTCGAAAGGCTGACCAGGACG GGGATGGTTCGATTGACTTCATGGAGTTCTTAGACGTTATGGCGAGCAAAATGGGCGAGAATTCCTTCGAAGATGATCTGAGGGATGCATTCCTCATATTTGACCGCGACTCCAATGGATACATTAGTAAAAGAGAGCTGACATTTGTAATGACCAGCTTGGGTGAGCATATTACTGACACTGCAATTGAAAAGATGATTAAAGAGGTGGATCTTGATGGAGATGGAAGAGTCAACTACGAAG AATTCCTCAGGCTAATGAAGAAATGA